One genomic window of Trichlorobacter lovleyi includes the following:
- a CDS encoding response regulator, whose translation MARIMIIDDSLVARMSLKACIPKDAGHELKEGNDGSVAIELYQSFKPDVTFMDLTMPGMDGIAALEAIRRLDPAARVIILTADIQRRTIERVTELGACAVVKKPPVKEAVIAELDKVLADGTKP comes from the coding sequence ATGGCCAGGATTATGATTATTGATGACTCGCTTGTCGCCCGGATGAGTCTCAAGGCCTGCATCCCGAAAGACGCGGGCCACGAGCTTAAAGAAGGAAACGACGGCAGTGTTGCGATCGAGCTGTACCAGTCGTTCAAGCCTGACGTCACCTTCATGGACCTTACCATGCCGGGGATGGATGGGATAGCTGCCCTGGAGGCGATTCGCAGACTTGACCCCGCTGCCCGGGTGATCATCCTTACCGCTGATATCCAGCGCCGCACTATTGAACGGGTCACCGAGCTGGGGGCCTGTGCCGTAGTCAAAAAACCGCCGGTCAAGGAGGCCGTGATTGCAGAATTGGACAAGGTACTGGCTGACGGTACAAAGCCATGA
- a CDS encoding chemotaxis protein CheC — MTDSARELTELEKDALQEIMNIGFGRAAADLAEIINLHVILSVPHIAVLQSDEVIRYVQEEIPDTTDMSMITQFFSGKFSGGSFLVFPHGEGRKLLKIFDGEMSLLGENYDIDILEKETLVEVGNIIIGACVGKIAEMLGDVVTYAPPRFFSQEQIYGTLGSVLNTSDSFAILFKTVFNFEQYNVSGYLFLVSQYSIMPWLKQAIAEFLGPYE, encoded by the coding sequence ATGACCGATTCCGCACGCGAGTTGACCGAGCTTGAAAAGGATGCGCTGCAGGAGATCATGAACATCGGTTTTGGCCGTGCTGCTGCCGATCTGGCCGAGATCATCAACCTGCATGTGATCCTGTCCGTACCACACATCGCCGTCCTGCAGTCGGACGAGGTGATCCGCTACGTTCAGGAAGAGATACCCGACACCACCGACATGAGCATGATCACCCAGTTTTTCAGCGGCAAGTTCAGTGGTGGCAGCTTCCTGGTTTTCCCCCACGGAGAAGGGCGTAAGCTTCTGAAAATTTTCGACGGGGAAATGTCTTTACTTGGTGAAAATTACGACATAGACATCCTTGAAAAGGAAACCCTGGTTGAGGTGGGGAATATCATTATCGGCGCCTGTGTCGGCAAGATCGCCGAGATGCTCGGCGATGTCGTCACCTATGCCCCCCCCCGCTTTTTCTCTCAGGAGCAGATTTACGGCACCCTGGGAAGTGTCTTGAATACATCCGACTCGTTTGCGATTCTATTCAAGACCGTTTTTAATTTTGAGCAGTATAATGTCAGTGGCTACCTGTTTCTGGTCAGCCAATACAGCATTATGCCGTGGTTGAAACAGGCCATTGCAGAATTCCTGGGTCCCTATGAGTGA
- a CDS encoding flagellar hook-length control protein FliK, with translation MAFPSDIQQQVYDLLSRSSNLAIIPAEPVEPTTIGVSQQPLTLAPGQRVTAEVTGQPQAGKIPVQIGGLQLQLDLQMAVRQGQNLELTFVGNDPRPTFALARPGVSAPPVSLSDASRLLSLLVSNEQFMEPHQRSSLQSIGDLLRQSSGQTSVLAGFLDDFLTYRTDGRAVVVPPGGLLERPTQTVGGESGQTPNTAAGLAGRSTAGFEDAAAKMLLNLAQRARLTLVDVANQPLAPLPLQPGEEANALVQGRLPGGRVLVQLAGESLELQLSKPVTQGEILRLALVTQQPKLVFALLGQPVQDQPSNVSEAARWLSSLTSKENGQNEVQRTVMERLQQVVSSLPPGSSALAAILDEAMTYGASANLSARSLQNRAVPAAEGKIDESVLKLLQSLMQGNRLTLLEPQVSADALKGFQAGQQLRGDVLQSLGGGRFMVQVGGQAMAVLLPKGVKAGDNLNLFFIGEDPATFLLVRYGKGGDALVSQTGRWVSTLLGMQNQAAPLKEGLGILRTLLQGAPSDPVQLEQMLRKGLKESGLFYEAHLSRWFSGEYSLEQLLQEPQGQLSLQPGSQEARSAQLHREEGSDPRTLAMVKEQLASLQTGQLLFHGELFPGQPMEWRIKDREGRGRSGGEEQQTTPWETSLALTLPQLGRVEVALSLNGTRLDLVIGADHEGTASLMEAERGELHGQLLAAGFEPGSIVVKHGS, from the coding sequence ATGGCCTTTCCCTCTGACATACAACAGCAGGTCTATGACCTGCTGTCCCGCAGTTCCAACCTGGCGATAATACCTGCAGAACCTGTTGAACCGACTACGATTGGGGTCAGCCAACAGCCGCTTACCCTTGCGCCGGGGCAGCGGGTAACGGCCGAGGTGACCGGTCAGCCCCAGGCAGGCAAGATTCCGGTTCAGATCGGTGGGTTGCAGCTGCAGCTTGATCTGCAGATGGCGGTCCGCCAAGGGCAAAACCTTGAGCTGACCTTTGTCGGTAATGATCCGCGCCCGACCTTTGCCTTGGCAAGGCCAGGGGTCAGCGCACCGCCGGTCAGCCTGTCCGATGCCTCCCGGCTATTGTCCCTGCTGGTCTCCAATGAGCAGTTCATGGAGCCCCACCAGCGGTCATCCCTGCAAAGTATCGGTGATCTGCTGCGTCAATCAAGCGGCCAAACCAGCGTGCTGGCCGGTTTTCTGGATGATTTTCTGACCTACCGTACCGATGGTCGCGCGGTGGTGGTCCCGCCCGGCGGGCTGCTTGAACGGCCTACCCAGACAGTCGGCGGTGAGTCCGGCCAAACACCGAATACCGCTGCCGGTCTTGCCGGACGTTCCACCGCCGGTTTTGAAGATGCCGCTGCAAAGATGCTGTTAAACCTTGCCCAGCGGGCGCGGCTGACCCTGGTGGATGTGGCCAATCAGCCCCTGGCGCCCTTGCCGTTGCAGCCGGGTGAAGAGGCCAATGCCCTGGTGCAGGGGCGCCTGCCCGGTGGACGGGTGCTGGTGCAGCTGGCTGGCGAATCGCTGGAGCTGCAGCTCTCAAAACCGGTGACGCAGGGAGAAATTCTGCGGCTGGCGCTGGTAACCCAGCAGCCGAAGCTGGTATTTGCCCTGCTGGGGCAGCCGGTTCAGGATCAGCCCAGCAACGTGAGTGAGGCTGCCCGTTGGCTGAGTAGCCTGACAAGCAAAGAGAACGGGCAGAATGAGGTTCAGCGTACTGTCATGGAGCGGCTGCAACAGGTTGTCAGCAGTTTGCCGCCAGGCTCCTCTGCCCTGGCTGCCATTCTGGACGAGGCGATGACCTACGGTGCCTCGGCCAATCTGTCCGCGCGCTCATTGCAAAACCGTGCGGTGCCAGCGGCTGAAGGAAAGATTGACGAGAGTGTCCTGAAGCTGCTGCAGTCATTGATGCAGGGCAACCGCCTTACCCTGCTTGAACCTCAGGTTTCCGCTGATGCCTTAAAGGGGTTCCAGGCCGGTCAGCAACTGCGAGGTGATGTGCTGCAGTCCCTCGGTGGTGGCCGGTTCATGGTCCAGGTGGGTGGTCAGGCCATGGCGGTGCTGTTACCCAAGGGGGTGAAGGCCGGTGACAATCTGAACCTGTTCTTTATCGGCGAAGACCCTGCCACCTTTCTACTGGTGCGCTACGGCAAGGGGGGCGATGCCCTGGTCAGCCAGACCGGGCGCTGGGTCAGTACCTTGCTGGGCATGCAGAATCAAGCGGCGCCCCTCAAGGAGGGGCTGGGTATCCTGCGCACCCTGTTGCAGGGGGCCCCGTCCGATCCGGTTCAGCTGGAGCAGATGCTGCGCAAGGGGTTGAAGGAGAGCGGCCTGTTCTATGAGGCCCATCTTTCCCGCTGGTTCAGTGGCGAGTACAGCCTTGAACAGCTGCTGCAGGAACCGCAGGGGCAGCTTTCCCTGCAGCCGGGCAGTCAGGAGGCCCGCTCAGCTCAGCTGCACCGAGAGGAGGGGAGCGATCCCCGTACCCTTGCAATGGTCAAGGAACAGCTGGCCTCACTGCAGACCGGTCAATTGCTGTTTCATGGCGAACTGTTTCCCGGCCAGCCGATGGAGTGGCGTATCAAGGATCGGGAAGGGCGGGGGCGCAGTGGTGGCGAAGAGCAGCAGACCACCCCCTGGGAGACCTCGCTGGCCTTGACCCTGCCGCAGTTGGGACGGGTGGAGGTTGCCTTGAGTCTGAACGGGACCCGCCTGGACCTGGTGATCGGTGCCGACCATGAGGGCACAGCCAGTCTGATGGAAGCGGAACGCGGAGAACTGCACGGACAGCTGCTGGCAGCCGGTTTTGAGCCGGGGAGTATTGTGGTGAAACATGGCTCGTGA
- a CDS encoding chemotaxis protein CheA, producing MTSELAEIREAFALESVEMLAEMESALLSLETTPAVGDDFNRLFRAVHTIKGSASIVAADQVEAFCHALEHLLVKVRENELPLTKELCALCLQCHDHLRKLIAAFESAEPELPPRHDQLLTMITQWQPPAIAEAAAPAEPDLPQTDESSTEESAASQKVVRVDAQKLDQLINLVVELVTASSELESHVKQTGDNASLESAAAVSLLVKKIQERAMVFRMVPVGDLFRRFQRLVHDLSSSSGKKIQLTTAGAETELDKVMAERLREPLVHLIRNAIDHGIEPPAERQAAGKPATGMIRMNAFQEAGSIVIEVRDDGRGICRERVLQRAVERGLIRPLEMVDRDPLALIFEPGFSTTEEATLLSGRGVGMDVVKRTIEELRGKIDVTSSEGQGACFQLRLPLSLALIDGFMIAVGDDSYILPMDLVDETIDLPAEAAAELLLRGYLNIRGEALPCLDLRDIVEPAVPAPLSRFIVVVKQDGRRIGLVVDLLVGEVKAVIKPLGRIYRDARIISGATILGDGTIALILDLPELLRLHGSQPS from the coding sequence ATGACCAGTGAATTAGCCGAGATACGGGAGGCCTTTGCCCTTGAATCAGTCGAGATGCTGGCTGAAATGGAATCGGCACTTTTGTCACTTGAAACGACACCAGCGGTGGGAGACGATTTCAACCGCCTCTTCAGGGCAGTCCATACCATCAAAGGCTCTGCAAGTATTGTTGCTGCCGACCAGGTGGAAGCCTTCTGCCACGCCCTCGAACATCTGCTGGTGAAGGTCCGCGAAAACGAGCTGCCTCTGACAAAAGAACTGTGCGCACTCTGCCTGCAGTGTCACGACCATCTCAGAAAGTTGATCGCAGCCTTTGAGTCGGCAGAGCCAGAACTCCCCCCCCGCCATGATCAACTCCTGACCATGATTACCCAGTGGCAGCCACCTGCTATTGCTGAAGCGGCAGCTCCAGCAGAGCCCGATCTGCCGCAAACTGACGAATCGAGCACCGAAGAGTCCGCAGCTTCCCAAAAAGTGGTCCGGGTTGACGCTCAAAAACTGGACCAGCTGATCAACCTGGTGGTTGAACTGGTCACCGCCTCTTCAGAGCTGGAATCACATGTTAAACAGACAGGTGACAATGCGTCCCTTGAATCAGCTGCTGCAGTCTCGTTGTTGGTCAAAAAGATCCAGGAGCGGGCCATGGTGTTCCGCATGGTGCCGGTGGGAGACCTCTTCCGGCGCTTTCAACGCCTGGTACACGACCTTTCCTCTTCAAGCGGCAAAAAAATCCAACTGACAACTGCCGGGGCCGAGACCGAACTGGACAAGGTCATGGCGGAGCGGTTGCGTGAGCCGCTGGTTCACCTGATCAGAAACGCCATAGATCATGGCATCGAACCCCCTGCAGAACGACAGGCGGCCGGTAAACCGGCCACCGGCATGATCAGAATGAACGCCTTTCAAGAGGCCGGCAGTATTGTGATTGAAGTCAGGGATGACGGGCGCGGTATCTGCCGTGAGCGGGTGCTGCAGCGTGCAGTTGAACGAGGGTTGATCCGCCCGTTGGAGATGGTTGACCGTGATCCATTGGCGCTGATCTTTGAACCCGGTTTTTCCACCACGGAAGAAGCCACCCTGCTTTCCGGGCGCGGGGTGGGCATGGATGTGGTCAAACGGACCATTGAAGAGTTGCGCGGCAAGATCGATGTTACCAGCAGCGAAGGACAGGGAGCCTGCTTTCAGCTCAGGTTGCCGCTCTCACTGGCGCTGATTGACGGTTTTATGATTGCCGTCGGGGATGACAGCTACATCCTTCCCATGGACCTGGTGGACGAGACCATTGATCTGCCGGCGGAGGCAGCTGCCGAACTGCTGCTGCGCGGCTATCTGAATATTCGTGGCGAGGCCTTGCCCTGTCTTGACCTGCGTGATATTGTCGAGCCTGCGGTCCCGGCGCCGCTTTCACGCTTTATTGTGGTGGTCAAACAGGACGGACGACGGATCGGCCTGGTAGTTGACCTGCTGGTGGGCGAAGTTAAAGCGGTCATCAAACCGTTGGGAAGGATCTACCGGGATGCCCGTATCATCTCCGGCGCCACCATCCTGGGGGACGGCACCATCGCCCTGATTCTGGACCTGCCTGAGCTGTTGCGGCTACACGGCAGCCAGCCATCATAG
- a CDS encoding sensor domain-containing diguanylate cyclase gives MSEYHQIFNTINLGLVVLDRELTVTCWNRWMELHSDIPAEEIIGRNICDVFPALCENSVIRIIKSVFAFGNYASYSQKLHKYLFPMKNPHGSSALFPQMQQNCTFGPLRDDNKEISAIYITVQDVTDFVIYEHKLIQMAKVDGLTGVFNRRYLDTRLQEELERSRRHGNPLSIMMLDIDHFKEINDTHGHICGDYTLRKFSELLLELIRTSDILGRYGGEEFCCILPETSFEQALVLAERCRTQVAASQFSCTDHQSRVTVSIGVTDLHRDDTQDSIIKRADDALYQAKRTGRNRVCSSPVPVENAT, from the coding sequence ATGAGTGAGTACCACCAGATATTCAACACCATCAACCTCGGGTTGGTGGTGCTTGACCGTGAGCTTACCGTTACCTGCTGGAACCGCTGGATGGAGCTGCACAGCGATATCCCGGCCGAGGAGATCATCGGTCGCAACATCTGTGATGTATTCCCGGCACTCTGCGAAAACAGCGTTATCCGGATCATTAAAAGCGTCTTTGCCTTCGGCAACTACGCCTCATACTCACAGAAGCTGCACAAATATCTCTTCCCCATGAAAAATCCCCACGGCTCATCTGCGTTATTCCCCCAGATGCAGCAAAATTGCACGTTTGGCCCCTTACGCGATGACAACAAAGAAATTTCTGCCATCTACATCACGGTTCAGGATGTCACTGATTTTGTTATCTACGAACACAAGCTGATACAGATGGCCAAGGTCGACGGCCTGACCGGCGTCTTCAACCGCCGCTACCTTGACACCCGGCTTCAGGAGGAGCTGGAGCGTTCACGGCGGCACGGCAATCCCTTGAGTATCATGATGCTTGATATTGACCATTTCAAGGAGATCAACGACACCCATGGGCATATCTGCGGTGACTACACCCTGCGAAAATTTTCTGAACTGCTGCTGGAGCTGATACGGACCTCCGACATTCTCGGGCGTTATGGCGGCGAGGAATTTTGCTGCATCCTGCCGGAGACCTCGTTTGAGCAGGCCCTGGTGCTTGCCGAACGCTGTCGTACACAAGTTGCAGCCAGCCAGTTTTCCTGTACCGATCATCAAAGCAGGGTGACCGTCAGCATCGGGGTGACCGACCTGCACCGCGATGACACCCAGGACAGCATCATTAAACGGGCAGATGACGCCCTCTACCAGGCAAAACGGACTGGACGCAACCGGGTCTGCAGCTCCCCCGTGCCGGTAGAAAATGCCACATGA
- a CDS encoding EscU/YscU/HrcU family type III secretion system export apparatus switch protein, which translates to MARERQLHDQRMAAALSYKQGFYAPVVVAKGKGIMAEAIIACAKEAGVYVHESPELVTLLMQVDLDEHIPAELYRAVAEILVWIYKMEGKQ; encoded by the coding sequence ATGGCTCGTGAACGTCAGCTGCATGACCAGCGGATGGCAGCAGCGCTATCCTATAAGCAGGGCTTTTATGCGCCGGTGGTGGTGGCCAAGGGGAAGGGGATCATGGCCGAGGCGATCATTGCCTGTGCCAAGGAGGCCGGCGTCTATGTGCATGAGTCACCGGAATTGGTGACCCTGTTGATGCAGGTTGACCTGGATGAGCATATCCCGGCTGAGCTCTATCGAGCCGTTGCCGAGATACTGGTATGGATCTATAAAATGGAGGGCAAACAATAG
- a CDS encoding YbgA family protein, translating into MKLSHQIVLGVSSCLLGQHVRYDGGHKLNHYIADLLSLYFDFVPVCPEIECGLPTPREAMHLTGNPAAPRLITARTGHDLTAQMQDWCAQRVRELEALKLRGFIFKKNSPSSGLFRVKVYQDKGPPLSTGRGLFARAVTHAFPLLPVEEEGRLADTRLRENFIERVYGYDRLLTFLDSNPAKGELVQFHTQHKLLLMAHSPDHYRRLGRLTAGTLPLPELLQAYATLFMEALQLLATPAKQTNVLMHCIGYFKKQLEAWEKQELLELIERYRMCQLPLIVPITLLKHHIQRFGQPYLEQQLYFSPQPDELMLRNHA; encoded by the coding sequence ATGAAACTATCACATCAAATAGTTCTGGGGGTCAGCAGCTGCCTGCTGGGGCAGCATGTCCGCTATGATGGCGGGCACAAACTGAACCACTACATTGCTGACCTGCTGTCACTCTATTTTGACTTTGTCCCGGTCTGTCCGGAGATTGAATGCGGCCTGCCAACCCCTCGTGAAGCGATGCATCTGACAGGCAACCCTGCAGCCCCCCGCCTGATAACGGCCAGGACCGGACATGATCTGACCGCCCAGATGCAGGACTGGTGTGCACAACGGGTGCGAGAGCTGGAAGCCCTTAAGTTGCGCGGTTTTATCTTCAAAAAGAACTCACCCAGTTCCGGGTTGTTCCGGGTTAAGGTCTATCAGGACAAAGGCCCGCCACTCAGCACCGGCAGAGGATTATTTGCCCGGGCCGTCACACACGCCTTCCCTCTTCTGCCGGTGGAAGAAGAGGGACGCCTTGCCGATACCCGGTTACGGGAAAACTTTATCGAACGGGTTTATGGATACGACCGCCTGTTGACCTTTCTTGACAGCAACCCGGCCAAAGGAGAGCTGGTCCAATTCCACACGCAACACAAGCTGCTGTTGATGGCCCACTCCCCTGATCACTACCGGCGCCTGGGGAGGCTGACAGCCGGCACGCTCCCTTTGCCGGAGCTTTTACAAGCCTATGCAACACTGTTTATGGAGGCGCTGCAACTGCTGGCTACGCCTGCCAAGCAGACCAATGTCCTGATGCATTGTATCGGCTATTTCAAGAAACAGCTCGAAGCGTGGGAAAAACAGGAGTTGCTGGAGCTGATTGAACGTTATCGCATGTGCCAGCTGCCACTGATTGTGCCGATTACGCTGCTTAAACACCATATACAACGTTTCGGCCAACCCTATCTGGAGCAACAACTCTATTTTTCACCCCAGCCGGACGAGCTGATGCTCCGTAACCACGCCTAG
- a CDS encoding phosphoglucomutase/phosphomannomutase family protein produces MEIKFGTDGWRGVIAREFTFENLGLVAQATMDWMTREGLADQGLVVGYDRRFLSQEFAWRVAEVAAGNDIRVFLCDEVAPTPAVSWAARALKAGAGVMITASHNPPIYNGFKIKENFGGSARPETTRLLEQIVAYNRAEGRLVRSIPFEEACRSGRIEQFDAATGYLQQLGHLVDIEAIRRAGIPAVADPMFGAGSGFFKRLLGIDEIHAEQNPSFGGRPPEPIGENLQELCGLLATGRYRVGLALDGDADRIGAVDERGEFFSSHAIFTLLLKHLVERKGLTGGVVKTVSSTRMIDLLAQKYDLPLYETPIGFKHICELMLDKQILMGGEESGGLGISGHIPERDGVLMGLLLLETVAMTGKGLRQQLEEIMDEIGHFYYRRIDTHISSEAKEALLQRLRNEPPATIAGRTVAATNFSDGFKFVFDNGDWLLVRPSGTEPVLRLYSEAAESAMVDTLLRAARQIAGV; encoded by the coding sequence GTGGAAATAAAATTTGGGACCGACGGCTGGCGCGGGGTGATCGCCCGCGAGTTTACCTTTGAGAATCTGGGGCTGGTGGCACAGGCAACCATGGACTGGATGACCCGTGAGGGTTTGGCGGACCAGGGGCTGGTGGTGGGATATGATCGTCGTTTCCTGTCGCAGGAATTTGCCTGGCGGGTGGCTGAAGTCGCAGCCGGTAATGATATCAGGGTGTTTTTGTGTGATGAGGTGGCGCCGACACCGGCGGTTTCCTGGGCAGCCAGGGCGCTGAAGGCCGGAGCTGGTGTCATGATTACGGCCAGTCATAATCCGCCGATCTATAACGGTTTCAAGATCAAAGAAAATTTTGGCGGCTCAGCACGTCCGGAAACGACCCGGCTGCTGGAACAGATTGTTGCCTACAACAGGGCAGAAGGGCGCCTGGTTCGCTCGATTCCGTTTGAAGAGGCCTGCCGTAGCGGCAGGATTGAGCAGTTTGATGCCGCCACCGGGTATCTGCAACAGCTTGGTCATCTGGTTGATATTGAGGCGATCCGCAGGGCCGGTATCCCTGCCGTGGCTGACCCGATGTTTGGGGCAGGCAGCGGATTTTTCAAACGTCTGCTGGGGATTGACGAGATTCATGCGGAACAGAATCCCTCGTTTGGCGGCCGTCCACCGGAGCCGATCGGCGAAAATCTGCAGGAGCTGTGCGGCCTGCTGGCAACTGGCCGTTATCGGGTCGGCCTGGCCCTGGATGGTGATGCCGACCGGATTGGTGCGGTGGATGAACGCGGCGAGTTTTTTTCATCCCATGCGATCTTTACCCTGTTGCTGAAACACCTGGTGGAACGCAAAGGCCTGACAGGCGGGGTGGTCAAGACGGTTTCGTCAACCCGCATGATTGACCTGCTGGCCCAAAAGTATGATCTGCCACTCTATGAGACACCGATCGGCTTCAAGCATATCTGTGAGCTGATGCTGGACAAACAGATCCTGATGGGCGGGGAGGAGTCGGGTGGTCTGGGTATCAGCGGCCATATCCCGGAGCGGGATGGCGTACTGATGGGGCTGCTGTTGCTGGAAACGGTGGCAATGACCGGTAAGGGGCTGCGCCAGCAGCTGGAAGAGATCATGGACGAGATTGGCCATTTTTACTACCGCCGGATTGACACCCATATCAGTAGCGAGGCAAAGGAGGCGTTGCTGCAGCGTTTGAGGAACGAACCGCCTGCGACCATTGCGGGGCGGACTGTTGCCGCCACCAACTTCAGTGATGGCTTTAAGTTTGTGTTTGATAACGGCGACTGGCTGCTGGTGCGTCCCTCCGGGACCGAGCCGGTCCTGCGTCTCTACAGTGAGGCTGCGGAGTCGGCCATGGTTGATACGCTGCTGCGGGCAGCCCGCCAGATAGCCGGGGTATGA